Proteins co-encoded in one Stomoxys calcitrans chromosome 5, idStoCalc2.1, whole genome shotgun sequence genomic window:
- the LOC106083511 gene encoding facilitated trehalose transporter Tret1 isoform X3 produces the protein MKILMRADTHVSFHLPEDAPAAKCTFSQVLAAFSVSLGSLVVGFSSAYTSPALVSMTDRNITSFEVTPQTASWVGGLMPLAGLAGGICGGPLIEYLGRRNTILAIAVPFIVSWLLIACAINVAMVLAGRALAGFCVGIASLSLPVYLGETIQPEVRGTLGLLPTAFGNIGILICFVAGTYMDWSMLAFLGGALPVPFLILMFLIPETPRWYVSRNREERARKALVWLRGKQADVEPELKGLMRSQADDDRQAKNNQLMELLKRNNLKPLSISLGLMFFQQFSGINAVIFYTVQIFKDAGSTIDGNICTIIVGIVNFAATFIGIVLIDRLGRKILLYISATAMIITLFVLGGFFYCKASDMDVSNVGWLPLASFVVYVLGFSLGFGPIPWLMMGEILPAKIRGSAASVATAFNWTCTFIVTKTFPDMIESIGGHGAFWLFGVVCVIAMFFVIFYVPETQGKTLEDIERKMMGRVRRMSSVANIKPLSFNM, from the exons atgaaaatattaatgAGAGCCGACACTCATGTGTCGTTCCATTTGCCTGAGGATGCTCCTGCTGCAAAATGCACCTTTTCCCAG GTTTTGGCAGCCTTCAGTGTTTCACTTGGTTCCTTGGTAGTGGGCTTCTCATCAGCCTACACATCGCCCGCCTTGGTGTCTATGACAGATCGCAATATTACCTCATTCGAAGTTACACCACAAACG GCATCTTGGGTTGGTGGTCTCATGCCCCTGGCTGGTTTAGCTGGTGGCATATGTGGTGGACCCTTAATTGAATATTTGGGACGTCGCAACACCATTCTGGCGATAGCAGTACCCTTTATAGTATCATGGTTGCTAATTGCCTGCGCCATAAATGTGGCCATGGTATTGGCTGGACGTGCTTTGGCTGGTTTCTGTGTGGGTATAGCATCTCTATCGTTACCTGTTTACTTGGGTGAAACTATACAGCCGGAAGTTCGAGGTACTCTGGGTCTTTTACCCACAGCCTTTGGTAACATAGGCATTCTGATATGTTTTGTTGCGGGCACCTACATGGATTGGTCAATGTTAGCCTTCTTGGGTGGAGCTTTGCCGGTGCCATTTTTGATATTAATGTTCCTTATACCCGAAACACCACGTTGGTATGTCTCACGCAATAGGGAGGAGAGAGCTCGCAAAGCTTTAGTATGGTTGCGAGGCAAGCAGGCTGATGTGGAACCAGAACTTAAGGGTTTAATGCGTTCTCAGGCCGATGATGATCGCCAGGCTAAAAACAATCAATTGATGGAATTATTGAAGCGCAACAACTTGAAGCCACTGTCCATATCTCTGGGTCTGATGTTCTTTCAACAATTCAGTGGTATCAATGCTGTTATCTTCTatactgtgcaaattttcaaagatgcCGGTTCAACGATTGATGGAAACATTTGCACCATTATTGTGGGCATTGTGAATTTTGCAGCCACCTTTATTGGCATAGTTTTGATTGATCGTCTGGGCAGAAAA ATACTTTTGTATATCTCGGCAACTGCTATGATCATCACCCTCTTTGTTTTGGGAGGATTTTTCTATTGCAAAGCTAGTGACATGGATGTCTCCAATGTGGGCTGGCTGCCTTTGGCCAGTTTTGTGGTCTACGTATTGGGCTTCTCCTTGGGTTTCGGTCCCATACCTTGGCTAATGATGGGCGAAATTTTGCCTGCCAAAATTCGTGGCTCTGCAGCTTCTGTGGCGACAGCATTTAATTGGACATGTACATTTATTGTAACCAAAACCTTCCCCGATATGATTG AATCCATTGGAGGTCATGGTGCATTCTGGCTGTTTGGCGTTGTATGTGTGATCGCCATGTTCTTTGTGATTTTCTATGTGCCTGAAACCCAGGGCAAGACACTGGAAGATATTGAGCGGAAAATGATGGGTCGGGTGCGGCGTATGTCCTCAGTGGCCAACATAAAACCTTTGTCATTCAATATGTGA